Proteins encoded within one genomic window of Naumovozyma dairenensis CBS 421 chromosome 6, complete genome:
- the GLO4 gene encoding hydroxyacylglutathione hydrolase GLO4 (similar to Saccharomyces cerevisiae GLO2 (YDR272W) and GLO4 (YOR040W); ancestral locus Anc_5.637), translating into MRWNTGGVNYCYLLSSQDKLNSWLIDPAESDEVIPNLTSSERQSIKAIVNTHHHYDHSDGNMSMINELKQEGKRFVVKIVAGSKSSPDATELPEHLQHYKLGNLDITCIRTPCHTVDSICYHVKDPETNEQCIFTGDTLFIGGCGRFFEGNGVQMDEALNERIIHGVGEPNWNLTRVYPGHEYTKSNVKFIREYVYQELGENEALDNLEKYADKHEMTCGEFTIDDELKYNPFMRLDDPLVRKAVGDDDSSWKRSKVMETLRKLKNSM; encoded by the coding sequence ATGAGATGGAACACCGGTGGTGTCAATTATTGTTACTTATTAAGTAGTCAAGATAAATTAAACTCATGGCTTATTGATCCTGCAGAATCTGACGAAGTCATCCCTAATTTGACATCAAGTGAAAGACAATCTATCAAGGCAATTGTAAACACACATCATCATTATGATCATTCTGATGGGAATATGTCCATGATTAATGAGTTGAAACAAGAGGGGAAGCGTTTCGTAGTGAAGATTGTTGCAGGTTCTAAATCCTCCCCGGACGCGACTGAATTGCCTGAACATTTACAACATTATAAATTGGGTAATTTGGATATCACTTGCATTAGAACCCCTTGTCATACAGTTGATTCTATTTGCTATCATGTTAAAGATCCAGAAACTAATGAGCAATGTATCTTTACTGGTGATACACTTTTCATTGGAGGTTGTGGAAGGTTTTTCGAGGGGAATGGTGTACAAATGGATGAAGCTCTTAATGAAAGGATTATTCATGGCGTTGGAGAACCAAATTGGAACTTGACAAGAGTTTATCCTGGTCATGAATATACAAAGAGTAATGTCAAATTTATTAGGGAATACGTTTATCAAGAATTAGGTGAAAATGAAGCGTTGGATAATTTAGAGAAATATGCTGATAAACATGAAATGACTTGTGGTGAATTCACCATCGACgatgaattaaaatataaCCCATTTATGAGATTGGATGATCCATTAGTTAGAAAAGCTGTAGGTGATGACGATTCATCATGGAAGAGAAGTAAAGTAATGGAAACATtaaggaaattgaaaaactcAATGTAA
- the CKB2 gene encoding casein kinase 2 regulatory subunit CKB2 (similar to Saccharomyces cerevisiae CKB2 (YOR039W); ancestral locus Anc_5.635), translating into MERSTEEHVEDESMEVGEEEAASESSEYVEMWIDVFLGRKGNEYFCDIDPEYITDRFNLINLQKSVSKFSQVVQYIVDDLDENVLESMSHSRLEQLESDARKFYGLIHARYIITIKGLQKMLDKYKDADFGRCPRVYCNYQPLLPVGLHDQPGIDCVKLYCPSCEDLYVPKSSRHSSIDGAFFGTSFPGMFLQAYPDMVPKHPTKRYVPKIFGFELHKQAQLARWQELQRLKLVERLDKLQIDMSKNGGYAT; encoded by the coding sequence ATGGAACGTAGTACAGAAGAACATGTGGAAGATGAATCTATGGAAGtaggagaagaagaagctgcCTCTGAATCCTCTGAATATGTTGAAATGTGGATAGATGTTTTCCTAGGAAGGAAAGGTAACGAATATTTTTGTGATATTGATCCGGAATACATTACTGATagatttaatttaattaatttacaaaaatcaGTCTCTAAATTTTCTCAAGTGGTTCAATACattgttgatgatttaGATGAAAACGTTTTAGAATCCATGTCACATTCTCGCTTGGAACAATTGGAAAGTGATGCTCGTAAATTTTATGGGTTAATTCATGCTCgttatattattaccattaaaGGTTTACAAAAGATGTTAGATAAATATAAGGATGCCGATTTCGGTAGATGTCCAAGAGTATATTGTAATTATCAACCGCTATTGCCAGTGGGTCTACATGATCAACCTGGAATTGATTGTGTAAAGCTTTATTGTCCATCATGTGAAGACCTATATGTCCCTAAATCATCAAGACATAGTTCCATTGATGGTGCCTTTTTCGGAACAAGTTTCCCTGGGATGTTTCTTCAAGCATATCCAGACATGGTTCCAAAACATCCAACAAAGAGATATGTCCCAAAGATATTTGGATTCGAACTTCATAAACAAGCACAATTGGCCCGTTGGCAAGAGTTACAAAGATTGAAATTGGTGGAGAGACTAGACAAATTACAAATAGACATGTCTAAAAATGGTGGTTATGCTACTTAA